One Deltaproteobacteria bacterium DNA segment encodes these proteins:
- a CDS encoding methylmalonyl-CoA mutase family protein: protein IEKVGGYVASIEKGWIHRKVASYFNAEHAKIESAAIKVVGLNSYVSSAKIPPIKVFKYPKGAEERQIAKLAKLKSSRDNTSVSKALKDLEDACRGSVNIFPYSLACARAGCTEGEVFAVFKKAFGLWRPPAMF from the coding sequence GATTGAAAAAGTAGGAGGATATGTTGCATCTATTGAGAAGGGATGGATACACAGAAAAGTTGCTAGCTACTTTAACGCAGAACATGCAAAAATTGAATCGGCAGCTATAAAGGTTGTAGGACTCAATAGCTACGTATCATCTGCAAAGATTCCCCCCATAAAAGTCTTTAAGTACCCCAAAGGAGCAGAAGAGCGGCAGATTGCCAAACTTGCAAAGCTTAAATCTTCAAGGGACAACACCTCTGTTTCAAAAGCCTTAAAAGATCTTGAAGATGCATGCAGGGGTAGTGTCAATATTTTTCCATACTCCCTTGCATGTGCAAGGGCAGGCTGCACCGAAGGTGAAGTGTTTGCTGTCTTTAAAAAGGCATTTGGTCTCTGGAGACCGCCTGCAATGTTTTAA